In Stigmatopora argus isolate UIUO_Sarg chromosome 17, RoL_Sarg_1.0, whole genome shotgun sequence, the following are encoded in one genomic region:
- the rreb1a gene encoding ras-responsive element-binding protein 1 isoform X2, translating into MENAPELREAGAAGAAVSARSGEPAEQTPPVGPATAPEKTEESGRGGGGGADLSSINAMMSAVMSATGRINGDAGSDVAPGASPSPSSDKTSGRAASGRNVRRSQDAKDERSAHVCPLCDKSCQSQHQLTMHIRQHNVDAGATDHSCSICGKCLSSASSLDRHMLVHSGERPYKCSVCAQTFTTNGNMHRHMKIHEKDPAGGLLPVSPPSPTKRRRPSVKRRQDPEDEGGEEPPAKKVTEESPSSEEATAGAPTTPAAGDGAALPCPICFRSCVGRAELDAHMDTHPDSALRCDRCCLSFRTHRGLLRHNAGVHRILPRDPGGRPFIQTNPSIPAGFNDLAFIDFSCKKFARIAQVWCETNLRRCVGKFHRFVCERCDKAFPLRSALDLHKSRGHSPAAGDAPNAAPEDVPLSPRDQFMEALGLRHVSKVTLPPTEDEIHQAHLDSIKAIHVEPLSCSLPQEPAFPPAGAGGPAAPGGPPSDRTSTLQGLSQRDALGLLSLQPFQAGFLLQPDGGGAATAGGGGSAFKPGEAAGVLELADIRRVLKAAAAAADRSGPAFTGPEAASSEAEPPLTASTPPPLRSSQRASLGHAGPGSPSSDSPPAGTGGKGAAGGEAEGSFPCRFCDRVFSFSGVLQAHMRFHLGILPHQCNICDYVAPDKATLIRHLRTHSGERPYICRVCHYPFTVKANCERHLRKKHGKTSRKDIEKHIKCVFSAEPGVSGEARAGPGAEAACRFCGQDLKTYRALQIHLRTHNGCQRKPFECRRCGAAFLAKRNCIHHLLKQHPEVQEREIEEHIAATAARLPAAGRVKTEDYGARDPDQPLDFSAKGRGAPAVVKAEVASPLSETPSPDQPVDLSIPGKRLWREEAEKRRLKPEQNGNAPPRRDKTAAAAPAPAPSPPGGLRLAPGLPPGTLPRPQRLKPLLPKPTSIKELPPLASIAQIIHSVSAAPDLLKREAAAVAPGEADRQPTSRSPCDPPGGTAVPQVPRDDGARKKNGKKNAHELLPVLGGAVDLESSGEFASVEKMLATTDANKFTNFLQTEDVTSETPAGDGRRALADKEAAPRERGKTATGATAPPPPSKGKKNAYSNSVQKMTCPFCPRVFPWASSLQRHMLTHTGQKPFPCPRCDAFFSTKSNCERHLLRKHGVTNRTLRRNGALATKESDDGSPESAGSQSDAEPPADERTVEVAATPLPDVPPERKGEELAPSGPAVSLPAPTCELRSRQAEDDAFREAGRPAPVAAECRRDEHVDEDEDDDDCRSDKSLDLNFGSKLIDFKLSDSAGAAPEGASDRRHVCGTCRKGFRYATTLARHEKAHPSREAAPDDDHDDHGGDEEGPDGGLEPAAERGDAPESEDDDDKDERGDDEVESPEGDEEAECPEGDDEAKSPDSRDGAVADKRKKKTCVVCAKRFWSLQDLTRHMRSHTGERPYRCATCERTFTLKHSLVRHQRIHANKTAGEDGIARPPSENENESAKDSDDGRANDSDDGRTKDLDDGRAKDSDDGRTSDPEAAGRTDAVSPEPPDGADGEPPPAGAD; encoded by the exons ATGGAGAATGCCCCGGAGCTGCGGGAAGCCGGCGCGGCCGGCGCGGCCGTCTCGGCGAGGAGCGGAGAGCCGGCGGAGCAGACGCCGCCCGTCGGCCCGGCGA CCGCGCCCGAGAAGACGGAAGAGAGCGGCCGGGGCGGAGGCGGAGGCGCCGACCTGTCCTCCATCAACGCCATGATGTCGGCGGTCATGTCGGCCACGGGCAGAATTAACGGAGACGCGGGGAGCGACGTGGCACCGGGAGCCTCGCCGAG CCCGTCCTCCGACAAGACGTCCGGCAGGGCGGCGTCGGGGCGCAACGTCCGACGGAGCCAG GATGCCAAGGACGAGCGCAGCGCTCACGTCTGCCCGCTTTGCGACAAGAGCTGCCAGTCTCAGCATCAGCTCACCATGCACATCAGACAG CACAACGTGGACGCGGGCGCCACGGACCACTCGTGCAGCATTTGCGGCAAGTGTTTGAGCTCGGCGTCTTCGCTGGATCGCCACATGCTGGTGCACAGCGGCGAAAGGCCCTACAAGTGCAGCGTCTGCGCGCAGACCTTCACCACCAACGGCAACATGCACAG ACACATGAAGATTCACGAGAAGGACCCGGCCGGCGGCCTCCTGCCCGTCAGCCCGCCGTCGCCCACCAAGcgccgccgtccgtccgtcaagAGGCGGCAGGACCCGGAGGACGAGGGCGGCGAGGAGCCCCCCGCCAAGAAG GTGACTGAGGAATCGCCCTCCTCGGAGGAAGCCACGGCGGGGGCGCCGACGACCCCGGCGGCCGGGGACGGTGCGGCGCTCCCGTGTCCCATCTGCTTCAGGAGCTGCGTGGGCAGAGCGGAGCTGGACGCGCACATGGACACTCACCCGGACAGCGCGCTCAG GTGCGACCGGTGCTGCCTTTCTTTCCGCACCCATCGCGGTCTGTTGCGCCACAACGCGGGGGTCCACAGGATCCTGCCCCGAGACCCCGGCGGGCGACCGTTCATCCAGACCAATCCGTCCATCCCCGCCGGCTTCAACGACTTGGCCTTCATCGACTTTTCTTGCAAGAAGTTTGCCCGTATCGCCCAG GTGTGGTGCGAGACCAACCTCCGACGCTGCGTGGGCAAGTTTCACCGCTTCGTGTGCGAGCGCTGCGACAAAGCCTTCCCGCTGCGCTCGGCACTGGACCTCCACAAGAGCCGCGGACACTCGCCGGCGGCCGGCGACGCGCCGAACGCCGCCCCCGAGGACGTCCCGCTTTCCCCTCGGGATCAATTCATGGAGGCGCTGGGACTCAGGCACGTCTCCAAG GTGACGCTTCCCCCCACGGAGGACGAGATCCACCAAGCGCACCTGGACAGCATCAAGGCCATCCACGTGGAGCCCCTCAGCTGCAGCCTCCCCCAGGAGCCCGCCTTCCCGCCGGCGGGCGCCGGCGGGCCGGCGGCCCCGGGCGGGCCCCCGTCCGACCGGACGTCCACGCTGCAGGGTCTGTCCCAGAGAGACGCCCTGGGCCTGCTGTCCCTGCAGCCCTTCCAGGCCGGCTTCTTGCTGCAgcccgacggcggcggcgccgccactgccggaggcggggggagcGCCTTCAAGCCCGGCGAGGCGGCCGGCGTGCTGGAGCTGGCCGACATCCGTCGCGTCCTgaaagcggcggcggcggccgccgaTCGCTCGGGGCCGGCCTTCACGG GTCCCGAGGCGGCGTCGTCGGAGGCCGAGCCCCCTCTGACGGCGAGCACCCCGCCGCCCCTGCGGAGCTCGCAGCGGGCCTCGTTGGGCCACGCCGGGCCCGGGTCGCCCTCGTCGGACTCGCCCCCGGCCGGCACGGGCGGGAAGGGGGCGGCGGGGGGCGAGGCCGAGGGCTCCTTCCCGTGCCGCTTCTGCGACCGGGTCTTCTCCTTCTCGGGCGTCCTGCAGGCTCACATGCGCTTCCACTTGGGCATCCTGCCCCACCAGTGCAACATTTGCGACTACGTGGCGCCCGACAAGGCCACGCTGATCCGTCACCTGCGCACCCACAGCGGCGAGCGCCCCTACATCTGCCGCGTCTGCCACTACCCCTTCACCGTCAAGGCCAACTGCGAGCGCCACCTCCGGAAGAAACACGGCAAGACGTCCAGGAAGGATATCGAGAAACACATCAAGTGCGTCTTCTCGGCCGAGCCCGGCGTCTCGGGGGAAGCCCGGGCGGGCCCCGGCGCCGAGGCGGCCTGTCGCTTCTGCGGCCAGGACTTGAAGACGTACCGGGCCCTGCAGATCCACCTGCGCACGCACAACGGTTGCCAACGGAAACCCTTTGAGTGTCGCCGCTGCGGCGCCGCCTTCCTGGCCAAGCGCAACTGCATCCACCACCTCCTCAAGCAGCACCCGGAGGTCCAGGAGCGCGAGATCGAGGAGCAcatcgccgccaccgccgctcgCCTGCCGGCGGCCGGCCGGGTCAAGACGGAGGACTACGGAGCGCGGGATCCGGACCAACCCCTGGACTTCTCGGCCAAGGGCCGGGGCGCGCCGGCCGTGGTCAAGGCGGAAGTGGCGTCGCCCCTCTCGGAAACGCCTTCCCCGGACCAGCCCGTGGACCTGTCCATCCCCGGCAAGCGCCTGTGGCGGGAGGAGGCCGAGAAGCGCCGGCTCAAACCGGAGCAAAACGGCAACGCTCCGCCGCGCCGGGACAAGACGGCGGCGGCAGCCCCGGCCCCGGCACCATCGCCTCCCGGGGGCCTCCGCTTGGCCCCGGGCCTCCCGCCGGGCACCCTCCCCCGGCCCCAGCGCCTCAAGCCCCTCCTGCCCAAACCCACCTCCATTAAGGAGCTCCCACCTCTCGCCTCCATTGCGCAGATCATTCACTCCGTGTCCGCCGCTCCCGACCTGTTGAAGAgagaggcggcggcggtggcgccgGGGGAGGCCGACCGCCAGCCGACGAGCCGCTCGCCCTGCGACCCGCCGGGCGGCACCGCCGTGCCGCAAGTGCCCCGCGACGATGGCGCCAG GAAGAAGAACGGGAAGAAGAACGCTCACGAGCTCCTCCCGGTCCTGGGCGGCGCCGTGGACCTGGAGTCCAGCGGCGAGTTCGCCAGCGTGGAGAAGATGCTGGCCACCACCGACGCCAACAAGTTCACCAACTTCCTGCAGACGGAGGACGTCACTTCGGAGACGCCCGCGGGAG ACGGCCGGCGAGCGCTAGCGGACAAGGAGGCCGCTCCGAGGGAGCGAGGCAAGACGGCGACGGGGGCGACggccccgccgccgccgtccaaaGGCAAGAAGAACGCCTACTCCAACTCGGTCCAGAAGATGACCTGTCCCTTTTGCCCTCGCGTCTTCCCGTGGGCCAGCTCGCTGCAAAGGCACATGCTGACGCACACCG GCCAGAAGCCCTTCCCCTGCCCGCGCTGCGACGCCTTCTTCTCCACCAAGTCCAACTGCGAGCGCCACCTGCTGAGGAAGCACGGCGTCACCAACCGCACCCTGAGACGTAACGGCGCCCTGGCTACGAAAGAAAGTGACGACGGCTCGCCCGAGAGCGCCG GGAGCCAGTCCGACGCGGAGCCGCCGGCCGACGAGCGGACCGTGGAGGTGGCGGCCACCCCCCTCCCGGACGTGCCACCGGAGCGAAAGGGGGAGGAGCTCGCGCCATCCGGCCCAG CCGTGTCGCTTCCCGCCCCGACGTGCGAGCTCCGGTCCCGGCAGGCGGAGGACGACGCCTTCCGAGAAGCGGGCCGCCCGGCGCCGGTCGCCGCCGAG TGCCGTCGGGACGAGCACGtcgacgaggacgaggacgacgacgactgTCGCAGcgacaaaagtttggatttgAACTTTGGCTCCAAGCTGATCGACTTCAAACTGTCCGACTCGGCCGGCGCCGCCCCCGAAGGCGCCTCGGACCGGAGGCACGTCTGCGGGACGTGCCGCAAAGGCTTCCGCTATGCCACCACGCTGGCCCGCCACGAGAAGGCACACCCGAGCCGGGAGGCGGCGcccgacgacgaccacgacgaccacgGAGGCGACGAGGAGGGGCCCGACGGCGGCCTAGAGCCGGCGGCGGAGCGCGGCGACGCCCCGGAGAGcgaagacgacgacgacaagGACGAGCGCGGCGACGACGAGGTCGAGAGCCCGGAGGGGGACGAGGAGGCGGAGTGCCCCGAGGGCGACGACGAAGCCAAGAGCCCGGACTCGCGCGACGGCGCCGTGGCAGACAAACGCAAGAAGAAGACCTGCGTGGTTTGCGCCAAACGTTTCTGGTCGCTGCAGGACCTCACCAGGCACATGAGGTCGCACACGG GCGAGCGTCCCTACCGCTGCGCCACGTGCGAGCGCACGTTCACGCTCAAGCACAGCCTGGTCCGCCATCAACGCATCCACGCCAACAAGACAGCCGGCGAGGACGGCATAGCCCGCCCCCCCTCCGAGAACGAGAACGAGAGCGCCAAGGATTCGGACGACGGCCGCGCCAATGATTCGGATGACGGCCGCACCAAAGATTTGGACGACGGCCGCGCCAAGGATTCGGACGACGGCCGCACCTCGGACCCGGAGGCCGCCGGCCGGACAGACGCCGTGTCTCCCGAGCCGCCGGACGGGGCCGACGGGGAGCCTCCGCCGGCGGGAGCCGACTGA
- the rreb1a gene encoding ras-responsive element-binding protein 1 isoform X1, which produces MENAPELREAGAAGAAVSARSGEPAEQTPPVGPASASGAVCPLPPSLSRRAFSPALLLRPPAAPEKTEESGRGGGGGADLSSINAMMSAVMSATGRINGDAGSDVAPGASPSPSSDKTSGRAASGRNVRRSQDAKDERSAHVCPLCDKSCQSQHQLTMHIRQHNVDAGATDHSCSICGKCLSSASSLDRHMLVHSGERPYKCSVCAQTFTTNGNMHRHMKIHEKDPAGGLLPVSPPSPTKRRRPSVKRRQDPEDEGGEEPPAKKVTEESPSSEEATAGAPTTPAAGDGAALPCPICFRSCVGRAELDAHMDTHPDSALRCDRCCLSFRTHRGLLRHNAGVHRILPRDPGGRPFIQTNPSIPAGFNDLAFIDFSCKKFARIAQVWCETNLRRCVGKFHRFVCERCDKAFPLRSALDLHKSRGHSPAAGDAPNAAPEDVPLSPRDQFMEALGLRHVSKVTLPPTEDEIHQAHLDSIKAIHVEPLSCSLPQEPAFPPAGAGGPAAPGGPPSDRTSTLQGLSQRDALGLLSLQPFQAGFLLQPDGGGAATAGGGGSAFKPGEAAGVLELADIRRVLKAAAAAADRSGPAFTGPEAASSEAEPPLTASTPPPLRSSQRASLGHAGPGSPSSDSPPAGTGGKGAAGGEAEGSFPCRFCDRVFSFSGVLQAHMRFHLGILPHQCNICDYVAPDKATLIRHLRTHSGERPYICRVCHYPFTVKANCERHLRKKHGKTSRKDIEKHIKCVFSAEPGVSGEARAGPGAEAACRFCGQDLKTYRALQIHLRTHNGCQRKPFECRRCGAAFLAKRNCIHHLLKQHPEVQEREIEEHIAATAARLPAAGRVKTEDYGARDPDQPLDFSAKGRGAPAVVKAEVASPLSETPSPDQPVDLSIPGKRLWREEAEKRRLKPEQNGNAPPRRDKTAAAAPAPAPSPPGGLRLAPGLPPGTLPRPQRLKPLLPKPTSIKELPPLASIAQIIHSVSAAPDLLKREAAAVAPGEADRQPTSRSPCDPPGGTAVPQVPRDDGARKKNGKKNAHELLPVLGGAVDLESSGEFASVEKMLATTDANKFTNFLQTEDVTSETPAGDGRRALADKEAAPRERGKTATGATAPPPPSKGKKNAYSNSVQKMTCPFCPRVFPWASSLQRHMLTHTGQKPFPCPRCDAFFSTKSNCERHLLRKHGVTNRTLRRNGALATKESDDGSPESAGSQSDAEPPADERTVEVAATPLPDVPPERKGEELAPSGPAVSLPAPTCELRSRQAEDDAFREAGRPAPVAAECRRDEHVDEDEDDDDCRSDKSLDLNFGSKLIDFKLSDSAGAAPEGASDRRHVCGTCRKGFRYATTLARHEKAHPSREAAPDDDHDDHGGDEEGPDGGLEPAAERGDAPESEDDDDKDERGDDEVESPEGDEEAECPEGDDEAKSPDSRDGAVADKRKKKTCVVCAKRFWSLQDLTRHMRSHTGERPYRCATCERTFTLKHSLVRHQRIHANKTAGEDGIARPPSENENESAKDSDDGRANDSDDGRTKDLDDGRAKDSDDGRTSDPEAAGRTDAVSPEPPDGADGEPPPAGAD; this is translated from the exons ATGGAGAATGCCCCGGAGCTGCGGGAAGCCGGCGCGGCCGGCGCGGCCGTCTCGGCGAGGAGCGGAGAGCCGGCGGAGCAGACGCCGCCCGTCGGCCCGGCGAGTGCGTCCGGCGCCGTTTGCCCTCTCCCGCCGTCGCTTTCCCGGCGGGCCTTTTCACCAGCTTTGCTTCTCCGCCCGCCAGCCGCGCCCGAGAAGACGGAAGAGAGCGGCCGGGGCGGAGGCGGAGGCGCCGACCTGTCCTCCATCAACGCCATGATGTCGGCGGTCATGTCGGCCACGGGCAGAATTAACGGAGACGCGGGGAGCGACGTGGCACCGGGAGCCTCGCCGAG CCCGTCCTCCGACAAGACGTCCGGCAGGGCGGCGTCGGGGCGCAACGTCCGACGGAGCCAG GATGCCAAGGACGAGCGCAGCGCTCACGTCTGCCCGCTTTGCGACAAGAGCTGCCAGTCTCAGCATCAGCTCACCATGCACATCAGACAG CACAACGTGGACGCGGGCGCCACGGACCACTCGTGCAGCATTTGCGGCAAGTGTTTGAGCTCGGCGTCTTCGCTGGATCGCCACATGCTGGTGCACAGCGGCGAAAGGCCCTACAAGTGCAGCGTCTGCGCGCAGACCTTCACCACCAACGGCAACATGCACAG ACACATGAAGATTCACGAGAAGGACCCGGCCGGCGGCCTCCTGCCCGTCAGCCCGCCGTCGCCCACCAAGcgccgccgtccgtccgtcaagAGGCGGCAGGACCCGGAGGACGAGGGCGGCGAGGAGCCCCCCGCCAAGAAG GTGACTGAGGAATCGCCCTCCTCGGAGGAAGCCACGGCGGGGGCGCCGACGACCCCGGCGGCCGGGGACGGTGCGGCGCTCCCGTGTCCCATCTGCTTCAGGAGCTGCGTGGGCAGAGCGGAGCTGGACGCGCACATGGACACTCACCCGGACAGCGCGCTCAG GTGCGACCGGTGCTGCCTTTCTTTCCGCACCCATCGCGGTCTGTTGCGCCACAACGCGGGGGTCCACAGGATCCTGCCCCGAGACCCCGGCGGGCGACCGTTCATCCAGACCAATCCGTCCATCCCCGCCGGCTTCAACGACTTGGCCTTCATCGACTTTTCTTGCAAGAAGTTTGCCCGTATCGCCCAG GTGTGGTGCGAGACCAACCTCCGACGCTGCGTGGGCAAGTTTCACCGCTTCGTGTGCGAGCGCTGCGACAAAGCCTTCCCGCTGCGCTCGGCACTGGACCTCCACAAGAGCCGCGGACACTCGCCGGCGGCCGGCGACGCGCCGAACGCCGCCCCCGAGGACGTCCCGCTTTCCCCTCGGGATCAATTCATGGAGGCGCTGGGACTCAGGCACGTCTCCAAG GTGACGCTTCCCCCCACGGAGGACGAGATCCACCAAGCGCACCTGGACAGCATCAAGGCCATCCACGTGGAGCCCCTCAGCTGCAGCCTCCCCCAGGAGCCCGCCTTCCCGCCGGCGGGCGCCGGCGGGCCGGCGGCCCCGGGCGGGCCCCCGTCCGACCGGACGTCCACGCTGCAGGGTCTGTCCCAGAGAGACGCCCTGGGCCTGCTGTCCCTGCAGCCCTTCCAGGCCGGCTTCTTGCTGCAgcccgacggcggcggcgccgccactgccggaggcggggggagcGCCTTCAAGCCCGGCGAGGCGGCCGGCGTGCTGGAGCTGGCCGACATCCGTCGCGTCCTgaaagcggcggcggcggccgccgaTCGCTCGGGGCCGGCCTTCACGG GTCCCGAGGCGGCGTCGTCGGAGGCCGAGCCCCCTCTGACGGCGAGCACCCCGCCGCCCCTGCGGAGCTCGCAGCGGGCCTCGTTGGGCCACGCCGGGCCCGGGTCGCCCTCGTCGGACTCGCCCCCGGCCGGCACGGGCGGGAAGGGGGCGGCGGGGGGCGAGGCCGAGGGCTCCTTCCCGTGCCGCTTCTGCGACCGGGTCTTCTCCTTCTCGGGCGTCCTGCAGGCTCACATGCGCTTCCACTTGGGCATCCTGCCCCACCAGTGCAACATTTGCGACTACGTGGCGCCCGACAAGGCCACGCTGATCCGTCACCTGCGCACCCACAGCGGCGAGCGCCCCTACATCTGCCGCGTCTGCCACTACCCCTTCACCGTCAAGGCCAACTGCGAGCGCCACCTCCGGAAGAAACACGGCAAGACGTCCAGGAAGGATATCGAGAAACACATCAAGTGCGTCTTCTCGGCCGAGCCCGGCGTCTCGGGGGAAGCCCGGGCGGGCCCCGGCGCCGAGGCGGCCTGTCGCTTCTGCGGCCAGGACTTGAAGACGTACCGGGCCCTGCAGATCCACCTGCGCACGCACAACGGTTGCCAACGGAAACCCTTTGAGTGTCGCCGCTGCGGCGCCGCCTTCCTGGCCAAGCGCAACTGCATCCACCACCTCCTCAAGCAGCACCCGGAGGTCCAGGAGCGCGAGATCGAGGAGCAcatcgccgccaccgccgctcgCCTGCCGGCGGCCGGCCGGGTCAAGACGGAGGACTACGGAGCGCGGGATCCGGACCAACCCCTGGACTTCTCGGCCAAGGGCCGGGGCGCGCCGGCCGTGGTCAAGGCGGAAGTGGCGTCGCCCCTCTCGGAAACGCCTTCCCCGGACCAGCCCGTGGACCTGTCCATCCCCGGCAAGCGCCTGTGGCGGGAGGAGGCCGAGAAGCGCCGGCTCAAACCGGAGCAAAACGGCAACGCTCCGCCGCGCCGGGACAAGACGGCGGCGGCAGCCCCGGCCCCGGCACCATCGCCTCCCGGGGGCCTCCGCTTGGCCCCGGGCCTCCCGCCGGGCACCCTCCCCCGGCCCCAGCGCCTCAAGCCCCTCCTGCCCAAACCCACCTCCATTAAGGAGCTCCCACCTCTCGCCTCCATTGCGCAGATCATTCACTCCGTGTCCGCCGCTCCCGACCTGTTGAAGAgagaggcggcggcggtggcgccgGGGGAGGCCGACCGCCAGCCGACGAGCCGCTCGCCCTGCGACCCGCCGGGCGGCACCGCCGTGCCGCAAGTGCCCCGCGACGATGGCGCCAG GAAGAAGAACGGGAAGAAGAACGCTCACGAGCTCCTCCCGGTCCTGGGCGGCGCCGTGGACCTGGAGTCCAGCGGCGAGTTCGCCAGCGTGGAGAAGATGCTGGCCACCACCGACGCCAACAAGTTCACCAACTTCCTGCAGACGGAGGACGTCACTTCGGAGACGCCCGCGGGAG ACGGCCGGCGAGCGCTAGCGGACAAGGAGGCCGCTCCGAGGGAGCGAGGCAAGACGGCGACGGGGGCGACggccccgccgccgccgtccaaaGGCAAGAAGAACGCCTACTCCAACTCGGTCCAGAAGATGACCTGTCCCTTTTGCCCTCGCGTCTTCCCGTGGGCCAGCTCGCTGCAAAGGCACATGCTGACGCACACCG GCCAGAAGCCCTTCCCCTGCCCGCGCTGCGACGCCTTCTTCTCCACCAAGTCCAACTGCGAGCGCCACCTGCTGAGGAAGCACGGCGTCACCAACCGCACCCTGAGACGTAACGGCGCCCTGGCTACGAAAGAAAGTGACGACGGCTCGCCCGAGAGCGCCG GGAGCCAGTCCGACGCGGAGCCGCCGGCCGACGAGCGGACCGTGGAGGTGGCGGCCACCCCCCTCCCGGACGTGCCACCGGAGCGAAAGGGGGAGGAGCTCGCGCCATCCGGCCCAG CCGTGTCGCTTCCCGCCCCGACGTGCGAGCTCCGGTCCCGGCAGGCGGAGGACGACGCCTTCCGAGAAGCGGGCCGCCCGGCGCCGGTCGCCGCCGAG TGCCGTCGGGACGAGCACGtcgacgaggacgaggacgacgacgactgTCGCAGcgacaaaagtttggatttgAACTTTGGCTCCAAGCTGATCGACTTCAAACTGTCCGACTCGGCCGGCGCCGCCCCCGAAGGCGCCTCGGACCGGAGGCACGTCTGCGGGACGTGCCGCAAAGGCTTCCGCTATGCCACCACGCTGGCCCGCCACGAGAAGGCACACCCGAGCCGGGAGGCGGCGcccgacgacgaccacgacgaccacgGAGGCGACGAGGAGGGGCCCGACGGCGGCCTAGAGCCGGCGGCGGAGCGCGGCGACGCCCCGGAGAGcgaagacgacgacgacaagGACGAGCGCGGCGACGACGAGGTCGAGAGCCCGGAGGGGGACGAGGAGGCGGAGTGCCCCGAGGGCGACGACGAAGCCAAGAGCCCGGACTCGCGCGACGGCGCCGTGGCAGACAAACGCAAGAAGAAGACCTGCGTGGTTTGCGCCAAACGTTTCTGGTCGCTGCAGGACCTCACCAGGCACATGAGGTCGCACACGG GCGAGCGTCCCTACCGCTGCGCCACGTGCGAGCGCACGTTCACGCTCAAGCACAGCCTGGTCCGCCATCAACGCATCCACGCCAACAAGACAGCCGGCGAGGACGGCATAGCCCGCCCCCCCTCCGAGAACGAGAACGAGAGCGCCAAGGATTCGGACGACGGCCGCGCCAATGATTCGGATGACGGCCGCACCAAAGATTTGGACGACGGCCGCGCCAAGGATTCGGACGACGGCCGCACCTCGGACCCGGAGGCCGCCGGCCGGACAGACGCCGTGTCTCCCGAGCCGCCGGACGGGGCCGACGGGGAGCCTCCGCCGGCGGGAGCCGACTGA